TTTCCGTCCGAATCGGTCTCGTCGTTTCCGTCCCGACCCAGTTCGTCGCATCCTCTGGCGGTCGTCCCCTCGTCCTCACGCTCGGAGGCCGCCCGTTCGCGCTCGGTGTCGCTGAGGGAGATGTCGATTCGACCGTCCGACCACACAGTCACGTCGCGTCCGTTGAAGACGAACGAGAGGCGGCCGTTTCGTTCGGCGGTCGTCTCGGAGTCCTGCTGGAAGATCGCATCGAGCGCGTCGGGATCTATCGCCTCGTACAGCGGTTCGATGTCGTCGGTGTCTCTGCCTTCGATCTCAGCTATCGCGACGATGAGTTCGATGCTCGGAGCGTCTCTCGTCCGGCTGAACTTGACGCTGTACTGCTCTCTCTCGGGGTCGTAGCTGATGTCTCTCGGTTCGTCTCTGTCGAACTGGCCGGGCATGTTTATTTCTAATCCCTACCCAAGACTAGAAAGCCCTCCAGACATATAATCGACGGGCCTAATTACGTAAGCAGTATCCGAACGCCGGCTCGACGACTCGTTTCGAAGTGAGGGCTACGCGTCTTCCTACAGTACGAGAGAACCTCCGAGAACGAACGGCTACGGGGAATCTCTGAGAACGAACGACTACGAGAAAACTCCCGTGAATGAACGACTACGAGAGAACTGCTTCGAGCGCGTCCATCGCGCGGTCGACTTTCTCGACGTCGGCACCGTATCCCATGTGGCCGACGCGGAGCACGTCGTCGGCGAGGTCGGCCAACCCGGTCGAGAGAATCACGTCGTGGTCGTCGGCCAGCCGTCGCTGTAACTCGGTCGCCTGGCCGGGGACGTAAAACGCCGTCACGGTCGGTGACGGCCGTGCAGTGTCGGCGAACAGCTCCAGTCCGAGATCGGCACCGCGTTCTCGACACACCTCCGCGGCGGCGACGTGGCGACCGTACACCGCGTCTAACCCCTCCTCTAAGAGCAGGTCGACGGCGGCGTCGAGCGCCGCGACGTTCGCCGCCAGGTGGGTGTACGGGAACTCGTCGCTCACGTCGCGCCACGGCAAGA
This genomic stretch from Haloprofundus salilacus harbors:
- a CDS encoding HalOD1 output domain-containing protein is translated as MPGQFDRDEPRDISYDPEREQYSVKFSRTRDAPSIELIVAIAEIEGRDTDDIEPLYEAIDPDALDAIFQQDSETTAERNGRLSFVFNGRDVTVWSDGRIDISLSDTERERAASEREDEGTTARGCDELGRDGNDETDSDGNDADTRPDRANAETTEANDDPSER